The Medicago truncatula cultivar Jemalong A17 chromosome 7, MtrunA17r5.0-ANR, whole genome shotgun sequence genome includes the window GTCACATTATCACATATAAGTTTCGCACCTTAACAACGTTTATATATGTTCTCGTATTTTGACATAACTTCAATTGTAGGACACACGCAGAATTTCAATCGTTCTTTTGgttgaaaattaaaatccaTTGAACCTTATCGATTCCTCTCTCCAGCTTTATTAGTAATTGTTTTGAaacttacaaaaaataatttgatgcgTTACAAATTTCTGTATAGCTTATATATACTACTATTTGTGAGAAGAAATTTCACGctatcatttattttattatggctaCAAAAATTTCACTGAGAATTCTGATCgatgaagagaaaaataaggttTTATTTGCTCAAGCAGGGAAAGATTTCATGGACATAGTGTTAAGTTTCTTAACATTTCCCTTGGCTACAATTGCCAAGCTTGTCAACACGGAATCTAACATTGAGAAAGTAAGATTTGGAAGCATTAGCACCTTATATGAAAGTGTGGCCAATCTCGGAGAACAACAATTTTGGACACCTGCGTGTAAAAAAATGCTGCTTCAACCAAGGAACTCAATGGAAGAATATTGccaaaatttaaatcataacATCCATGTTGCAGAGGACTTGAAGTTTTTAATATGCGATGATTGGCACTGTAGTCGCCAATCTAGTGGTGGCTTACTGACCACATtctcaaatttaaaatgcaGCTGCGGGAAGTTTCTGTCTCAAGCAATATCTCTTGCTGATAAACAAAAGATTGATAATGAAGGATTTGTTGCAGAAGCAGTGACTTTTAGTATTGCAGATGATTTAAGTGTGAAGCCtgatagttttcaaaattttatctgTCAACCCATGAATCTTCTTGGACTTGAAGacttcaattctattaagtttATGGATGTCAATCTCACTCGTGGCGAGGTATCTttctattttacaaaaaatgtcCTGTTATCAATATTTTGTTCAATGAAAATCTTGCTcattcattgttgttgtttttttttattgaaatattttgcaATTATGTgtatactatttatttatttaaatgttgTGAATTAGTATTTGACCTAACTAAAACTgcatgttttttaaaaattatatttcaaatgTTTATGTAACCAACATCAATGGTACAATGTAAAGGTATCTTCTGAGGccatcttatattttttttaaacaagtggTGTATGTTGTTATTATAAACGCTGAATGTTTGAGAGCAGCTGTAGTTAAATTGTATCTTAATAATTCTAATTtgcttatgtttttattttgcagaTACTGGATTTGTTGAAGTGCTCTTTAATCTCGGAATCCCCCTTGACCGACATGTTTTTGCTTAAGAAACCATCTTTTGAGAATATAAAACCTATCGGTGTATTGGATTTTCACATCGGTACTATTGAAGAAAATCAAGGAAAGAAAGTAGAAGTGAAACTAGTGCTGAGAAAATCCactaacaaaattttatttgctTTCGGTGATGCTGATTTTACCGACTTCATTCTTAGTTTCTTAACATTTCCCTTGGGAGGAGTAGAACATATGTTAAAGGGAAACTCATGTGGATCAAGCATAGACAACTTATACAAGAGCATTCTTGAATTGGACAGTGACACATACTTGAAATCTTCTGATTTAAAAGATAAGCTGGTTAAACCTAAACTTGCCCACCAATTCAAACTCCGTAACCAGTTGTTCCCCTTTGATGAAATGCCTGATCCTAATATATTTTGTGTCACTAGACATAATAGGAGAAGAACTGGTTTCCATGCATATTTAACTGCTTTGGAAGATCCATATATTGATTCGAAAGCGTTATGTGTTCCATTGAAGTTTTTGGAGCCACAGTCATCAACTGGCGAAGCCTATGGTGATTGTGGTGGAAGAGGATTCATGAAGAGTCTAGCATTTTACATGGTGACTGATGACTTGGTTGTCACACCATGCACATCTGTTTCTGTCATTTCAATTTTGAGTAAATTGGGGATTCCTTCTTCTGATTTGGAGGAAAGAATAATTACCATTGGAAATAAAGAGGTAAAAGCATGATACTTTCACATTAATTATATTCATTATTTTAACAAACTTCATTACATAATGGTTCATTttattcccttttttttttttctttttttttttttttgcagggtcTTAGCATTTTGAAAGCTTCCTTGACGTCGTCTTCTGCTCTGACAAATGGTCTTGCTCCATTTCTTAAAGTCAAGGTTGAGACACTTCTCAAAGTCAAGGATGAGAATATCTCAAACTAATTCACTTGTTACAATGCTGAATTGAGACGACtaaacaacatcaaaatcatgGAGCTTAATGTATAATGTGTTGTTTTTGAGTGTTCTATATTTTGTGTCTAGAAATGTTTAGTACTACTATATTTATGTTTAGTGTCTTGTGTTTATGATTCGGTATGTTTTGATTATCAAACAATGTCTATTGTTCCATGTTTTTGTCAATGTTATATTTTGTTCTAAAGTTCCATTTCACTGGCTTTACTAGTGACAAAAATTGATGATTTCAGCCATCAAGTGTTGTTTAGATTACCTGACACAAAATAGCAACACGGTTTGATTCAAGAAGGTTAATTTTTAGAATGCTTTAAACACAGTTAGGATCGAGAAGCTATATGTTTAACGGTGGAATGTTTCCAATGAACGTTTGTTTTATCACACATTTACTAACATGGGATGAATTTGCTTCCTCCTACAATAATAAAAGCCAAAAATATGGGATGAATCCTTGCCCTTTAGTAGGTGTTTCTTGCCCTCTCTTTTGTTGACGGGTAGCTCATCGGTGGCTTGGAGCGATGTCCTAAGATGCATCTCTTATctgtgttttatgtttttttttttcctctgtaAATGTTGTGCTCGAATGGTGATTTGTTCATTTAAGGGCATTCTGTATCTCTTATTAGATGACTGAGTAGGGTCTGCCATTGATGCGTTGGAATGGTAGTTTTTCCGGTTTTGACTTCCGAATTTAATACGAAATCAAAAACGCTTAATATGAATTCAATGTCTAATATTCTGCCATTGATGTGTCTAATGTTCTATGGTTTTGACTTCCAAATCTCATTTCAGTGGCTTTACTATGAATTCAATGTCTAATGTTCTATGTTTTTGTCaatgatatgtttttttttggtcaagtagtcaaCCAGATAGAGACTTACACTATAAATGTTGATAAGTTGAGAGTTTGAGATTTGGACCCCAACCTTGTATACCAATGTTTATGGACTATCACCTGTATAGCATAACATGCAGGATTACTTAACTATTGGAAGAATTTTGGATATCAAGTAGATTGGTTACTGTCCTTATTTTATATCAGTGACATGTTTTGTTCTGAAGTAGTTCCTCTGTCATTACGAAAGTGGAAGCAAAAATTGATTAATTCATCGTAACATAAATTAATACACAGTTAAATACAAGAAGGTAAAAGCTTTATGGTAGAATGTTTCCAATGAACATTCTATAATTTAGTCGTTCTATACATCTACACCTACAAACATGGATCAATTTTCTACCTCCTACAAttctaaaagaataaataatcaTTGTAGTGATTTTATATGCAATAACATGCAGAAGCATTACCTTAACATAAATTAATACACGGTTAAATATAAGGTAAAGTTTTATGGAAGAACGTTTCCAATGAACATTTTATAGTTTAGTCGATACGTACACATCTACATATATTAACATGCATGAGATCAATTTGCTATCTCCTATAATAGTACAAGCTGAAACATAGTAGTGACTATATATGCAATAGGGTGTGGAAATCAAACCTTACAATAGGCAATTCTGTCACAATTCTAAGAATAAATCCGCCATGGATAAAGCTTCAAGCTTTTGGAGAAAGAAGAAAGTGATTCTTATTCATTGATTGTAAAACGGTTACAGGAATAGCTATATATAGAAGCTGAAACTTCTAACTAACTACATGCAACATAAATGAAATGTAAATGAAAGTGAAATTACAAAAGCTTAGATGAAACTTGCGCACTAAGTAACTTCTGtgttattttcattatgtaTTTGCTTCTGCTTCTCTTCAATGCTTTCCTCTAATAACAATCACAAGTGAGTCACATCTATGAAGGATTACTTGAATGGCCAATCAACTGTGCTAGCATGAAAGACAAACTTTTCATTTATTGGAACAATGATATATACAAGTGATAAAGTTCACTGATTATTCCTAGGTCAGCATCATTTCTCCCTTATTTCATCTCCAAGCTGGGTGTGTATGTCTACCATTTTCAAGCCTACAGTCGTCTTTTACAAGGCTAtccacaagttttttttttcttttaaggaaGTGTAGGATccacaagtcaaatttagtcCCTCTCCCtctgtccctaaatataaacaattttaCGACTCTCTTTTGAGAATATTTTATGTCCCTCTTTATAAGACTAATTTACAATTCTCAACTACTTATTAAATATTcattccgtttcaaaatataaatcacAGTCAACTACTTCACGCATGCTAACACACAATTTTGATTGTTGATATCTTTAAgtatttatagtaaaaaattataaaaatataatatttcaaaaatgtttatCGATACAAATCAAACATCTTTCATGCTAAcatttacttttatatataagttaaaaaaatagagtCAAAATAAGTTATGTGAATAGTGTACATTGTAAAAATGTACTAACATGCATTTCGTAACGGAGCGAGTATTTCGTTACAAGATTAATTTTCTTTCACGAAAGAACAACAATAAATTATGATTTGGGAAAGGGTAATGCTTGATCCGACGAATTCCCACCACTGAAAAGCACAAATTGTTGTCCTCCGTTGATTTTTACGAGTACATAGCCATGATTTCCACCAAATCGTAACTTAATGATTTCTCATTTGATTAAAACAACTGTTGTTGTGTGCAAGtatgagttatatgtcccacatcggataaaagagtaaaggctgaacaccttataagtaagcggacccataaacccattgccttaaAGTTTTTGGTAAGAGTGTGGCgtctctcttgcttgtgcgGTTGTCTTAGCCTCGACGTGGACGGTCCCCCACAACTACATggtttatttatacaaatatacatcaacaacaaccaagctttatcctactaagtggggttggctacatggatcaatgacgccatagtgttctatcataaaccatatttggacCCAACTTGAATATGATGATTTACATCTGCTTCTATTTCTCCGTCATTTTGTACTATTGACCCGTGATATTTAAACCGTGTAAATTggggtatgatatgatctccaacCTTCATctacaagctagacctacttctTCTTTTGCTGAAGTTACATTCCATATACTCCATCTTGATGCTACTCATGCAGAAACCATACGTTTCTAAGGCTTGCCTCCAGGTCTCTAGTCTCCCGTTTAAATCCTCCCTCGACTCACCAAGCAAGACTACGTCATTTGCAAAAAGCATACATCTCGGTGCTAACTCTTGGGCGTGTTCCGTCAGTACAtccaaaactaaaataaaaagataagaactTAGGGTTGACCCTTAGTGCGGTCCTATTGTTGTGGGAAAGTCTTCGGTATCCCCATCCGGCGTCCTCACCCTAGTCGAAGCTCCCTCATACACATCCTTGATAGCTTTAATTTAGGCAATCCTAACCCCTTTCTTCTCCAGGGCTTTCCACAAAATCTCTCTAGGTACTCTGTCATACACCGTCtccaaatcaatgaaaactaaTTGTAACCCTTTTGTATCCGTCCGGTATCGCTCCATCACGCATCGCAGCAAGTAGATCGCTTCCATAGTCGACCTCCAGGGCGTAAAACCAAATTTGTTATCCGTAACTTGAGTCTCTTTTCTTAGTCTTCGTTGAATCACCCTTTCCCATAACTTCATGGTATGACTCATTAGCTAAATTCCCCTATAATTCACGCAATTCTGTATATATCCCTTGTTATTATAGATTGGAATGAAGGTGCTTATTCTCCACTCCTCTGACATTTTCTTCGTCCTCATAATCTCATTGAAAAGTTTTGTGAGCCACACAATTCCTCTATCGCCAAGACTTTTTTCACACTTCGATATGTATGTTGTTCGGCCCAACTGCCTTTCCATTAGTCATCCTTTTCATTGCTTCTTTCACCTCGTGCTACTGAATCCGACAATAATAGTTATAGGTTCGGTCCTCCTCTCTGTTATCTAACATGTTAAAGTCTGGTAAGATCTCATATCCTTCATTAAATAAGTTGTGGAAATACTTCGTCCATCTATCCTTAATATCTCTTTTTTGAACCAAAACTCTACCCTCTTCATCCTTAACACACTTCACTTGGTCCAGGtctcttgtttttctttctcgTCCCTTCGCAAGCTTATATATAGATTGCTCTCCCTCCTTGGTACCTAAAGATTGGTATAATCCTTCAAATGATTGAATTCTCGCTACGCTCACCTCCTTCTTAGCCTCTTTCCTAACTATCTTATATTTATCCCAAGTTTTGGCATTTTTACACCGAGGCCAATCTTTAAAACAATCTCTTTTGACCTGGACTTTACTCAGAAAACTATCattcttatataaatatttgaagaaaaaaatactatatcAAATATTGGCATCCcatacataaatatatacatgttaataattttatcatgaacatttttatttatacaaatatttgAAGATCTTTATTTtactagaaaaaatatatataaaaaattacatagaAATGAAAGACAAATAGACAACGAGTTGCATTGTTAACCcttttttaatggtaaaattataataataatcaatgaattaaacttttttttcacCCCTCACTCTTGGATACGCCGTCGCCACTCATCACTTACATTGTCAACCTTAGCTTACCTTTACATTGACAAATTATCCACCTACTACTacttttgcaaaaaaattataacatttcCCTCCCTTTAATTCTCTATTTTCACTATATACTCCCAATTTATAAGTTGGTGGTACTATCGTTTATAGcgacaaaggaaaaaaaaaccatgattttaaataaatcatCTAACAATTGAACAATATATGTCattgattcataaaaaatacagtacacatatttttcattgatttgtaAAATAGGACGGAACAAATGTTTTATCTATAGGTAAGAAGAAAAACATGGGACATCgatttttaattgataaatatataagaaaataaaaaaaaaaactgaggcAAATGTTTGTCATTAatacgaagaaaaaaaacaaacatacaaaGATTTGTTAGTGAtgaatgtaagttttttttttttttttttttttttttcaaaggctaaattaaacaagaaaaaaaacagatagCTAAGATCTCAAATAAAAAGTTCCACCAGCATCACTTTGAAGGAGAGAATCGAGATCCGCTTGTGGAGTATCATGGCGAAAGAGGTCAGAGGTCAACAAAGCATCAAACTTTTCCAGAAAGTCAGCACAATAATTTCCTTCACGAAGGGTGTGGTTAATTGTTTCATTAATCTGCTCCATTAACTGTATTATGTCTTGAATCAAAACAATGTAAGCATATAACTTTAGAAGGAGCCGATATGAAGTTGATACAAAGTAAGGAATGATAATAGCAGAAGAGGTCAACAATACATTTTTCTTTGGCCAGCAAGAGGCCTTGGCAGATGGCATACACCTCGGCATAAAGAATATCAGAAGTATAATGGATATATCTAGAAAAACCTGACAAGTAAAAGCCTTGATCTTTTCTTAATAATGACTTTAGAATGGTTGTTGTTGGTTCCACTTGACCAGATTAATATTATCATCCATAGAGTTGTTTGTGATCAAAGAGTAAGAGGCTTTGAATGTGTTGACCATACCTTGGATGTTGAAGGAAAGTTGAATAACATACCAGTTATCATTGCCCAAGCACGTCATGTTTCTATTCCTCCAAACCCACCATACAGTTGTTGTAAAGAGGAAAGAGAGAAGACCCATCAAGCCATTCTTGAGCAAATCATGAGTAACATTATATgttaaaaactttaatttattgAAACCGAGCGGCTGTCAAATGTGTCTAGAGTGATTACAATCCCGCACACAATGGAGAAAAGTTTCATCAATGGGTCAACACTGAGAGCAAACTAGAGAGTAGGCAATGTTTCTATGGTTGAGCAAGGATAGTGTAGGCATCAAGTTGTGGCAAGCCAAATCCAAGACCAAGAAGAAGGAGGATTAAAGGAAATTACCAGATCCATGTGAGAGAGCAGCCAAGAGTATCCGCTCTTAGTTGTGTAGATgccatttttgttgttgaaccAGATGAATGCATCTTCAAGGGAAGCATTGCATTTGAGATTCATACTTTATATGGTGTCTAATGCAAATGGAGGAAGTTGAGTGTAAAGGACATTTATACGTGGGTTGCTTGAGGATATTACATCTTTAACCGTCAAATGAAGATCATGAATGTCAATGTATTGTGTAAGGGTCCCTATAAATCCAAGATAACTTAAAGGACAAGACCATAAATAAGAAGTTACCGACCCGACATGCCAGGAATAGACATCTTTGAGGACGTCTCTTGCGTAAAGGATATATGAGCAAAAAAGAGAGTCACTAGAGTGAGATGGAGAATGGAGGATATTCGTACTAGTGACATACCTGTCTAAGAGAATCTCAACCCATAAGTTTTTTGAAGACTGAATCAGATCCCTAATAAGTTGCCCAATAAGCAAACGTTGGTATATCTCTTGCAGTTCTGATGTCAAGACCGCCATAATGCTTATGCCAAGTGACTTTTTTCCAACCTACCAGATGAACacatttgttattattatctcTCCAAATGAAATTGCAGGTTGTTTCGTCGATAAGATATCACAAATACTCTGAGGAAGCCTAATAACCTGCATAAATGTAAGTTGACATtactactatttttattttttattttccaaacatattcaaaatttatataactTGATAATATTATCTTTTAAACTGACTGAAATAAATCATCTAACACGTGAACAATATATGTCAATGTTAGAGAGAATGTTCAAAATAAAGTGTCGATAGTActactcttattttttattttttttaactttccaAACACattaaccatttctaagttaataatattattattttgtttattctctcaaaaagaaaattattattttgtttatataagttaatattattattttgtttatagttGCATTGAACTTCATTCAATCAGATGCtccttttaagaaaatattggTCGTAGAAAAATAGCAAGAGTCGCACAGTATGTATGGGTTGGGTTTGGGAAATTGGAATTTTCCCCTTCCTGAAcatttgagtaaatagtcaatttcccctctgaaattgtaagtttcatcaattacccccctgaaattaacaaaacttcaattacctcctgaaatttcacaacgttagtcaatttaccccctccgtcaaatttttctgttagtgaacatgacattttgcaaatacccccccgaagttttgcacttatgtgccaaatgccccccaaacttaaaaaattatattattttttttcttaaaaacaaacaattaatagttaaatattaaaactaactattaattttggaatttgggaaaactacatgcatatatacatcaaaataggctccaaaatggggaaaaatatgtactttttaaagtgacaataatgggatgatttgtggattaatattgggggttgtgtagtttaaatggtttgagcaaattgttgaaagagttggaggagttaaaagactaagatggtgaaggagaaaatataaatataaatttgctacttaatttgtttataaacctctaaaaataataatttgtgtattagaaataaccattattgtcactttaaaaatacacatttttccctattttgatgtatatatgcatgtagttttcccaaattccaaaattaatagttagttttaatatttaactattaattgtttgtttttaagaaaaaaataatataattttttaagtttggggggcattttgcacataagtgcaaaacttcagggggggtatttgcaaaacgttatgttcagtaa containing:
- the LOC25498686 gene encoding uncharacterized protein codes for the protein MATKISLRILIDEEKNKVLFAQAGKDFMDIVLSFLTFPLATIAKLVNTESNIEKVRFGSISTLYESVANLGEQQFWTPACKKMLLQPRNSMEEYCQNLNHNIHVAEDLKFLICDDWHCSRQSSGGLLTTFSNLKCSCGKFLSQAISLADKQKIDNEGFVAEAVTFSIADDLSVKPDSFQNFICQPMNLLGLEDFNSIKFMDVNLTRGEILDLLKCSLISESPLTDMFLLKKPSFENIKPIGVLDFHIGTIEENQGKKVEVKLVLRKSTNKILFAFGDADFTDFILSFLTFPLGGVEHMLKGNSCGSSIDNLYKSILELDSDTYLKSSDLKDKLVKPKLAHQFKLRNQLFPFDEMPDPNIFCVTRHNRRRTGFHAYLTALEDPYIDSKALCVPLKFLEPQSSTGEAYGDCGGRGFMKSLAFYMVTDDLVVTPCTSVSVISILSKLGIPSSDLEERIITIGNKEGLSILKASLTSSSALTNGLAPFLKVKVETLLKVKDENISN